A section of the Chlamydiales bacterium STE3 genome encodes:
- a CDS encoding putative metallo-hydrolase YycJ (Product derived from UniProtKB/Swiss-Prot:C0SP91;Gene name derived from UniProtKB/Swiss-Prot:C0SP91;EC number derived from UniProtKB/Swiss-Prot:C0SP91) — protein sequence MKGFCPLASGSKGNCIYLGTNQTKILIDAGLSARNIEKKLNEINVDISEIDAILITHEHSDHIQGLKVLAYKKGIPVFANHETAKGITETFNAIPKFKIFSTGETFEFGDLEIHPFTIQHDTLDPVAFTVRTGSLKLGFCTDLGFATSLVRNHLQQCDYIYLEANHQPSMVHASPRPTVYKQRVLSRNGHLSNEDCGRILAEVAHPQLKHIHLAHLSSECNSPEIALTTVKSILKKNNIEVDICCAPQETISKAIYF from the coding sequence ATGAAAGGCTTTTGTCCGCTTGCATCGGGCTCAAAAGGCAATTGCATTTACTTGGGAACCAATCAAACGAAGATCTTGATTGACGCTGGACTTAGCGCAAGAAACATCGAAAAAAAATTGAATGAAATCAACGTAGATATTAGCGAAATTGATGCTATTTTAATTACCCATGAACATTCTGATCATATTCAAGGTTTAAAAGTCTTAGCATATAAAAAAGGCATTCCTGTTTTTGCCAACCATGAGACTGCAAAAGGAATCACTGAAACTTTCAACGCTATTCCAAAGTTTAAAATTTTCTCAACAGGCGAAACTTTCGAGTTTGGCGATTTAGAAATTCATCCTTTTACCATTCAACACGACACTTTAGATCCTGTAGCATTTACTGTGAGAACAGGCTCGCTGAAATTAGGGTTTTGCACAGACTTAGGATTTGCAACCTCGCTAGTGCGCAATCACCTGCAACAATGTGATTATATTTATTTAGAAGCTAATCATCAACCTTCGATGGTTCACGCTTCTCCACGTCCTACAGTCTATAAACAGCGTGTTTTGAGCCGAAATGGACACCTATCGAACGAAGACTGCGGTCGCATTTTGGCGGAAGTTGCTCATCCTCAACTGAAGCACATTCACCTCGCTCATCTCTCAAGCGAATGCAATTCACCCGAAATAGCTCTAACCACAGTGAAAAGCATCCTTAAAAAAAATAATATCGAAGTAGACATTTGCTGTGCCCCTCAGGAAACGATTAGCAAAGCCATTTATTTTTGA
- a CDS encoding DNA translocase FtsK (Product derived from UniProtKB/Swiss-Prot:Q9Z726;Gene name derived from UniProtKB/Swiss-Prot:Q9Z726), with protein sequence MVLYRSWFLDSIFISLIMAKKKTKKSIPVSPSTPPEVKGLIALSSAFFLFLSLLSFAFGPESKNLLGLAGYSIGLVFHALFGLSSYFLCIFIGWIGWQLFLNKNIQQLPIKCLYFGLFILSNSMLLSVIEGYDVTFTSEINEIFYPSLKDKHLHFHLGGAPFFYLYQDIPFLNMQKILNWVGVAGLFFTAWLASLFYLTGISVSEVLIKAKAYLDKIEWKSTSLTPAEVESKSTFMEPKSTLIKTEPFNQAQTSDFMRYVNLRSSSASQHEVLAIKPETELTQRPSISKKGEFDLFAEEKIISKRLPPLELPSSPSPKKREALKKETLEGQPNDYKLPSSSLLTSAKKVDQSSLKKDLRRQAEVLEETLQSFGIEAKVGQINCGPTITSFEVHPAIGVKVQKIKTLENDIALNMEAKSIRIIAPIPGKAAVGIEVPNPYPQEVSFKEMLSHYQQDPKLRIPILLGKAVNGDYVMSDLTKWPHCIIAGATGSGKSVCINTIVMSIVMTLKPDEVKLVMVDPKKVELTPYTSLPHMLAPVITEPKDACTAMNWLVKEMEKRYEILKLTGMRNIEAFNNRKINIELETALDIDVPEKMPYIVGIIDELADLMMVSSSDIETPIARIAQMARAVGIHLILATQRPSREVITGLIKANFPTRISFKVASRVNSQIVLDEVGAESLLGNGDMLFLPPGASHLTRAQGAFIRDEDISSVVKTLCEQAKPNYLIQSFSQLHLADIEAMDEPNTQDSFYEDAKDIILSTGNASTTFLQRKLKIGYARAASLIDQLESRGIVGPAEGSKPRKILVTKRPSQEDV encoded by the coding sequence TTGGTACTGTATCGCAGTTGGTTCCTTGACTCTATTTTTATTTCATTAATTATGGCCAAAAAAAAAACAAAAAAAAGCATCCCAGTCTCTCCCTCAACACCTCCTGAAGTAAAAGGGCTTATCGCTCTCTCTTCAGCTTTTTTTCTTTTTTTAAGCCTCTTAAGCTTTGCTTTTGGTCCTGAGTCTAAAAACCTACTTGGGCTGGCAGGCTATTCTATAGGTTTGGTCTTTCACGCTCTTTTTGGACTCAGCAGCTACTTTCTTTGTATCTTTATTGGCTGGATTGGCTGGCAACTGTTCTTAAACAAGAATATTCAACAGCTCCCGATTAAATGCCTATATTTTGGGTTGTTTATTTTATCAAATTCCATGCTGCTATCAGTGATCGAAGGCTACGATGTCACCTTTACAAGTGAAATCAATGAAATATTTTATCCTTCACTAAAAGATAAGCATCTACACTTTCATTTAGGAGGTGCCCCATTTTTTTATCTTTACCAGGACATACCATTCTTAAACATGCAAAAGATCCTAAATTGGGTGGGCGTTGCAGGTTTATTTTTTACTGCTTGGCTGGCCAGCCTTTTTTATTTAACAGGTATTTCTGTGTCAGAAGTTCTGATTAAAGCTAAGGCTTACTTAGATAAAATTGAATGGAAAAGTACTTCCCTAACCCCTGCAGAAGTGGAATCCAAAAGCACCTTTATGGAACCTAAAAGTACATTAATAAAAACAGAACCATTTAATCAAGCACAGACAAGCGATTTTATGCGTTATGTGAATTTGCGCAGCTCCTCTGCCTCACAGCATGAGGTGTTAGCCATTAAACCCGAAACAGAGTTAACGCAGCGTCCCTCGATTTCAAAAAAAGGAGAATTTGATTTATTTGCTGAGGAAAAAATTATCTCAAAAAGATTGCCCCCTTTAGAACTGCCTTCTTCTCCATCTCCTAAAAAGCGAGAAGCACTAAAAAAAGAAACTTTAGAAGGCCAGCCCAATGATTATAAACTGCCAAGCTCTAGTTTGCTAACAAGTGCTAAGAAAGTAGATCAATCTTCATTGAAGAAAGACCTTCGACGCCAAGCAGAGGTCCTAGAGGAAACCTTGCAAAGCTTTGGGATTGAAGCAAAGGTCGGGCAAATCAACTGTGGCCCCACAATCACATCCTTTGAAGTCCATCCAGCAATTGGCGTAAAGGTCCAAAAAATCAAAACTCTTGAAAATGATATTGCCCTAAATATGGAGGCAAAATCCATCAGGATCATCGCTCCAATTCCAGGAAAAGCAGCAGTTGGTATTGAAGTTCCAAACCCATACCCTCAAGAAGTTAGCTTTAAAGAAATGCTTTCTCACTATCAGCAAGATCCCAAACTACGCATTCCTATTTTACTTGGTAAGGCGGTTAACGGCGATTATGTCATGAGTGATTTAACTAAATGGCCTCATTGCATTATTGCTGGCGCAACTGGGTCAGGAAAATCGGTCTGTATTAACACAATTGTCATGTCCATTGTGATGACTCTAAAACCTGATGAGGTAAAACTCGTTATGGTGGATCCTAAAAAGGTAGAGCTTACTCCATACACTTCCTTACCCCATATGCTAGCTCCAGTTATTACAGAGCCGAAAGATGCCTGTACCGCAATGAATTGGCTAGTTAAAGAAATGGAGAAGCGTTACGAAATTTTAAAACTTACGGGCATGCGTAACATTGAGGCTTTCAACAATCGCAAAATTAACATCGAATTAGAAACAGCACTTGATATTGATGTACCAGAAAAAATGCCCTACATTGTTGGCATTATCGATGAACTCGCAGACTTGATGATGGTTTCGAGCAGCGATATTGAAACGCCAATTGCACGTATCGCCCAAATGGCAAGAGCTGTCGGTATTCATTTAATCTTGGCAACTCAAAGGCCTTCTAGAGAAGTCATTACAGGTTTAATTAAAGCTAATTTCCCAACCCGTATATCCTTTAAAGTCGCAAGCCGTGTCAATAGCCAAATTGTTTTAGATGAGGTCGGAGCAGAGTCGCTTCTTGGCAATGGTGACATGCTCTTTTTACCACCAGGAGCTTCACACCTTACCAGAGCCCAAGGTGCTTTTATACGTGATGAAGATATTTCGTCTGTTGTAAAAACGCTCTGTGAGCAAGCAAAGCCCAACTATTTGATCCAGTCATTTAGCCAACTACACTTAGCGGATATCGAAGCGATGGATGAACCAAATACGCAAGACTCTTTCTATGAAGATGCTAAAGATATAATTTTAAGTACAGGTAATGCTTCTACAACATTTCTCCAACGCAAATTAAAAATCGGCTATGCTCGAGCAGCAAGCCTGATTGACCAGCTCGAATCTCGGGGGATAGTGGGGCCTGCAGAAGGCAGCAAACCCCGTAAAATCCTTGTTACTAAACGACCCAGCCAAGAAGATGTGTAG
- a CDS encoding Undecaprenyl-diphosphatase (Product derived from UniProtKB/Swiss-Prot:Q6ME04;Gene name derived from UniProtKB/Swiss-Prot:Q6ME04;EC number derived from UniProtKB/Swiss-Prot:Q6ME04), with protein MSPLKAIFLGLIQGVTEFFPVSSSGHLILFQKLLGFENLEKYVLFDLICHFGTLFAVLIVFFKEIRHTLFDKQSLLQIGCGTLPLFPIAFLLHPLKSLFNQVEFLGYFFFTTALILYLGEKVAKREHCPQRSSLLDALKIGCFQAFAVLPGVSRSGSTISGAKMLGWQPEKAVVFSFLLSIPAILGGIILESREVLAGNTLTINSLGFFTYVAGFLTAFVTGFFALKLLIRIAIKDKFRIFIWYCIAVGSLTLFLFH; from the coding sequence ATGTCCCCACTAAAAGCTATCTTTTTAGGACTCATTCAAGGTGTAACAGAATTTTTTCCAGTAAGCTCTTCTGGTCATCTTATTTTGTTTCAGAAATTACTAGGCTTTGAAAATCTTGAAAAATATGTTCTTTTTGATTTGATCTGCCATTTTGGAACTCTTTTTGCTGTTTTAATAGTTTTTTTTAAGGAAATAAGACACACCCTTTTTGACAAGCAATCCCTTCTGCAGATTGGGTGTGGCACTTTGCCGTTATTCCCTATCGCTTTTCTATTACATCCATTAAAATCGCTCTTTAATCAAGTAGAGTTTCTTGGCTACTTTTTCTTCACTACCGCTCTTATTCTTTATTTGGGTGAAAAAGTCGCTAAAAGGGAGCATTGTCCACAAAGATCTTCTCTGCTAGACGCCTTAAAGATTGGGTGCTTTCAAGCTTTCGCAGTCCTCCCTGGTGTTTCTAGAAGTGGATCGACAATCTCTGGAGCTAAAATGCTAGGATGGCAGCCAGAAAAAGCTGTAGTATTTTCATTTTTACTTAGCATCCCGGCAATTCTTGGGGGCATTATATTGGAGAGCAGAGAAGTTCTTGCAGGAAATACCTTAACAATTAATTCTTTAGGCTTTTTCACCTATGTCGCAGGCTTTTTAACCGCGTTTGTGACCGGCTTTTTCGCACTTAAACTCTTGATTCGAATCGCTATAAAAGATAAGTTTAGGATCTTCATTTGGTACTGTATCGCAGTTGGTTCCTTGACTCTATTTTTATTTCATTAA
- a CDS encoding Uncharacterized protein (Product derived from UniProtKB/Trembl:F8L246), producing MDHHATDFYQSTSEGSPRGCFHRVIALNNTHEHKWEDVGQLASTLPKGWFELASLNTDDKISFVKEFWISKLTPYSQFTKSLLAFFERLDDIGIYLVQKKFDDPFECHMIYSLRNNGGFFKGLPPVKESDLMNLKQNFSEVILPKDFLQFLLIHDGFCKATDTGMIPCNQLYGNYIALQKLLAREDSVFTNSGDMVNPKLLIPFYESFGMPFFQCFWGEWYPENEMGNVYFSGKTKTISNVKCRDPSSENMAFPTFRSWLNFYLETIE from the coding sequence ATGGATCATCACGCTACAGATTTTTATCAGTCAACCTCTGAAGGTTCTCCGAGAGGCTGCTTTCATAGAGTTATTGCCTTAAACAATACACACGAACATAAATGGGAAGATGTTGGTCAGTTAGCCTCAACCTTACCTAAAGGTTGGTTTGAATTGGCGTCTCTTAACACCGATGATAAAATTAGCTTTGTTAAAGAGTTTTGGATTTCAAAGCTTACTCCCTACTCTCAATTTACCAAATCGCTTCTCGCCTTTTTTGAACGTTTAGATGATATTGGCATTTACCTAGTTCAAAAAAAATTCGATGACCCGTTCGAATGCCATATGATTTATAGCTTAAGAAATAATGGAGGATTTTTCAAAGGACTGCCTCCTGTTAAAGAATCTGACTTAATGAATTTAAAGCAAAACTTTTCCGAAGTTATTCTTCCAAAAGATTTTTTACAATTCCTGCTTATTCACGACGGTTTTTGCAAAGCAACCGATACAGGAATGATCCCTTGCAATCAGTTATATGGAAATTACATTGCTTTGCAAAAATTGCTAGCGCGTGAGGACTCTGTTTTTACAAACAGTGGGGATATGGTAAACCCGAAACTTCTCATTCCCTTTTATGAATCCTTCGGCATGCCCTTCTTTCAGTGTTTCTGGGGAGAGTGGTATCCAGAAAATGAAATGGGTAACGTTTACTTCTCTGGAAAAACAAAAACTATTTCTAACGTTAAATGTCGTGATCCTAGCTCCGAAAATATGGCTTTTCCAACCTTTCGCTCTTGGTTGAATTTTTATCTTGAAACAATCGAATAA
- a CDS encoding HPr kinase/phosphorylase (Product derived from UniProtKB/Swiss-Prot:Q5KVB9;Gene name derived from UniProtKB/Swiss-Prot:Q5KVB9;EC number derived from UniProtKB/Swiss-Prot:Q5KVB9), translating into MYIVEDLLRAYSKKLSLELVAGKEGVKRVIRIPEVQRPGLSLAGYLKNHARKRILIFGRVEIEYLRDLSPNERIKRLEPLLTALTPAIIVARGYRPLKEMLNLCNLLALPLLRTPLSTMSLIGKMTLALNEEFSPSMTCHGTLVEVFGVGVLIQGDSSVGKSETALGLIERGHRLISDDIVKVRKREDNSLEGFGAELTKHHMEIRGIGIINVANLYGIVCVREQKDIEIVVKLEEWDDTHFYDRVGIDDKLCDILGVKLPFHILPVKPGRDVVLLLETVALNHRLKMMGYNSAKEFHTKLTETISSKGNKSRFNGYKKLAKSQKS; encoded by the coding sequence ATGTATATTGTTGAAGATCTGTTGCGTGCCTACAGCAAGAAGTTAAGTTTGGAATTAGTAGCTGGTAAGGAAGGGGTAAAAAGGGTAATTAGAATTCCCGAAGTTCAAAGGCCTGGATTAAGTCTAGCTGGTTATTTAAAAAACCATGCTCGCAAACGTATTTTAATTTTTGGGCGAGTCGAAATCGAATACTTAAGAGATTTGTCTCCAAATGAACGTATTAAACGCCTAGAACCACTTCTAACAGCTTTAACTCCAGCGATTATCGTTGCAAGGGGCTATCGTCCTTTGAAAGAAATGCTTAATTTATGCAATTTACTTGCTCTTCCTTTGCTTAGAACGCCGTTGTCTACGATGAGTTTGATCGGTAAAATGACATTGGCACTAAATGAAGAATTTTCTCCTAGCATGACCTGTCATGGAACATTAGTTGAAGTATTTGGTGTTGGAGTCCTCATACAAGGAGATTCATCTGTTGGGAAAAGTGAAACGGCTCTTGGGCTGATTGAAAGAGGCCACCGATTAATTTCAGATGACATTGTAAAGGTAAGAAAGAGAGAAGATAATTCTTTAGAAGGTTTTGGAGCTGAACTAACCAAACATCATATGGAGATTCGAGGTATCGGCATTATCAATGTAGCCAATTTATATGGTATTGTGTGTGTTAGAGAACAGAAAGACATTGAGATCGTTGTTAAACTAGAAGAATGGGATGATACGCATTTTTATGATAGAGTAGGGATCGATGATAAGCTGTGCGATATACTTGGTGTTAAGCTACCCTTTCATATTTTACCTGTTAAACCAGGAAGAGACGTTGTATTATTACTGGAAACGGTTGCTTTAAACCACCGATTGAAGATGATGGGATATAATTCAGCTAAGGAATTTCATACAAAATTAACTGAGACAATAAGTAGCAAAGGAAATAAAAGTCGATTTAACGGCTATAAAAAATTAGCTAAAAGCCAAAAATCATGA
- a CDS encoding Phosphocarrier protein HPr (Product derived from UniProtKB/Swiss-Prot:Q9PK56;Gene name derived from UniProtKB/Swiss-Prot:Q9PK56;EC number derived from UniProtKB/Swiss-Prot:Q9PK56), whose translation MKISAKLIVKNEMGLHARPAAEIVKLLLNSESEVTFILGMMKINAKNILGILMLAAPKNSVITVEIVGHDAKETMEKLKFAFEERFGE comes from the coding sequence ATGAAAATTTCTGCAAAATTAATCGTTAAAAATGAAATGGGATTGCATGCTCGCCCTGCCGCTGAAATCGTCAAGTTATTGCTAAATAGTGAAAGTGAGGTGACTTTTATCCTTGGTATGATGAAAATAAATGCCAAAAATATCCTGGGTATCTTAATGCTGGCAGCTCCCAAAAATTCCGTAATTACGGTAGAGATAGTTGGACATGATGCTAAAGAAACAATGGAAAAATTAAAATTTGCCTTTGAAGAAAGATTTGGGGAATAG
- a CDS encoding Phosphoenolpyruvate-protein phosphotransferase (Product derived from UniProtKB/Swiss-Prot:O31149;Gene name derived from UniProtKB/Swiss-Prot:O31149;EC number derived from UniProtKB/Swiss-Prot:O31149): MSTTTLASTEEMVLKGTPICRGIAMGQLFFMGAIDDDIPHFSIPPAGIDNEVKRFREALNRAREDIKRLRSQLEREAVPEGAAILEAHLLMMRDPSLSTDIEEKIRLHGKNAESIFYKMIKDCREKFSSLADPYFRERSKDIEDISWRIMSYLCEKKQVGLSEIPQGSVVFAHELTPSLVASANRGKVAALVTEAGGVTAHAAIVARAKGIPYVSSIPFDQLKEAQNECVIVDGRTGLVIINPDVRTRDKYVTSLAKLVAQVDALDKMGSLEAETYDGFQIGLCANIDMDNELEMLHQYGGKGVGLYRSEFVFHSFQRFPTEEEQYAIYHNVVQKMHGLPIVIRTFDVGGDKYLMDHQPPPHEGNPFLGCRAIRFLLKEKIIFKAQIRAILRAAVHGRVSIMFPMVAGLTELKEAKIVIEEVKRDLDKEGIPYGKSVRIGCMIEVPSAAIISDLLAAECDFLSIGTNDLVQYSLAVDRANHAMSCFYTPTHPGIIRLIKMVVAAANKHGIPVTVCGEVAADPRFTPLLLGLGVHELSVASLYLPVIKNAIRSTSIVRATYLAEEALKLTTSQEIQDLLDKEYQETMPEDSFYHC; this comes from the coding sequence ATGTCTACAACAACTTTGGCAAGCACAGAAGAAATGGTACTAAAAGGTACGCCTATTTGCCGTGGAATTGCTATGGGACAATTGTTTTTTATGGGAGCGATCGATGATGATATCCCCCATTTTTCCATCCCTCCGGCCGGTATAGATAATGAAGTCAAACGTTTTCGCGAGGCCTTAAATCGAGCTCGAGAAGACATTAAAAGATTACGTTCCCAGCTTGAAAGAGAAGCTGTACCAGAAGGAGCTGCAATTTTAGAGGCTCATCTGTTGATGATGCGAGACCCTTCATTGTCGACAGACATTGAAGAAAAGATCCGTCTCCACGGAAAAAATGCAGAATCCATTTTTTACAAGATGATTAAAGATTGTCGAGAAAAATTTAGCTCTCTTGCAGATCCCTATTTTAGAGAAAGAAGTAAGGATATCGAGGATATTTCTTGGCGAATTATGAGCTATCTTTGTGAGAAAAAACAAGTAGGTTTATCCGAAATCCCACAAGGCTCTGTCGTTTTTGCTCATGAGTTGACTCCTTCCCTTGTGGCAAGTGCCAATCGAGGAAAAGTTGCAGCACTAGTAACTGAGGCGGGTGGTGTCACTGCGCATGCAGCTATTGTGGCTAGAGCAAAGGGTATACCTTACGTGTCCAGCATTCCATTTGACCAACTGAAAGAAGCACAAAACGAATGTGTAATTGTCGATGGCAGAACAGGACTTGTCATTATCAACCCTGACGTGCGCACAAGAGATAAATACGTTACAAGTCTTGCTAAATTAGTGGCACAGGTCGATGCTTTAGATAAAATGGGTTCTTTAGAAGCTGAAACCTACGACGGTTTCCAAATAGGTCTTTGTGCCAACATTGACATGGACAATGAACTAGAGATGCTTCACCAGTACGGAGGAAAAGGCGTTGGGCTTTACCGCTCGGAATTTGTTTTTCATTCTTTTCAACGTTTTCCTACGGAAGAAGAGCAGTATGCAATCTATCACAACGTTGTTCAAAAGATGCATGGTTTGCCAATTGTTATTCGCACGTTTGATGTTGGCGGGGATAAGTATCTGATGGATCATCAGCCTCCTCCTCACGAAGGAAACCCTTTCTTAGGATGCCGTGCCATACGATTTCTACTTAAAGAAAAAATTATCTTTAAGGCGCAAATTCGAGCTATTTTAAGAGCTGCTGTACACGGGAGAGTAAGTATCATGTTTCCCATGGTGGCAGGCCTTACAGAGCTCAAAGAGGCAAAAATTGTTATCGAAGAAGTCAAGCGCGATTTAGATAAAGAAGGTATTCCTTACGGTAAAAGTGTAAGAATTGGCTGCATGATCGAAGTTCCGTCTGCGGCAATTATTTCAGATTTGTTGGCTGCAGAATGTGATTTCCTTTCCATTGGAACAAATGATTTAGTGCAATATTCTCTTGCTGTAGATCGAGCGAACCATGCGATGAGTTGCTTTTATACACCCACCCATCCAGGTATTATCCGTTTAATTAAGATGGTAGTAGCTGCAGCAAATAAACATGGCATTCCCGTCACAGTTTGTGGAGAAGTCGCTGCTGACCCACGTTTCACCCCCCTTTTACTTGGATTAGGTGTTCATGAACTTTCAGTAGCTTCTCTCTATCTGCCAGTGATCAAAAATGCGATTCGAAGTACTAGTATTGTGCGTGCAACCTATCTGGCTGAAGAAGCCTTAAAGCTAACCACATCACAAGAAATTCAAGATCTTCTAGATAAGGAATATCAGGAGACAATGCCTGAAGACTCCTTTTATCATTGTTAG
- a CDS encoding putative Hydrolase, alpha/beta fold family (Product derived from UniProtKB/Trembl:B4WUK0): protein MLLAILKRASVLFCVLICALTFLSFFYQLTLTTIDENRFPAPGKLIDIGGYRIHFNITGEAGPLVVLDAGMGCNSLDWILVEPEIAKFARVLTFDRAGYGWSDPGPEPRTSGQIIKELHQLLMNLDIPGPYIFVGHSFGGLNVRLYASEYPKDVLGLVLVDASHEEQMEKLPFIPYETYREILHALSIFAPFGSHRWLIPYIFGSDLKTYPLAQRALRNAKQCQNKTIRTAYAELRDFTESLKQMKAKAHALFDTPLYVLSAGKVDPIPGFDQETMNLFLETWSKLQKKLAAQSKKGKNIVASESGHMIHWEQPELVIEAVRDLVRQSQTTSLSNK, encoded by the coding sequence ATGCTTCTAGCCATCCTTAAGCGTGCTTCTGTCCTTTTTTGTGTTTTAATTTGTGCTCTTACCTTTTTAAGTTTTTTTTATCAGTTGACATTGACGACTATAGATGAAAATCGTTTCCCAGCACCGGGAAAACTTATAGATATAGGCGGCTACCGAATCCATTTTAACATCACAGGAGAAGCAGGGCCGTTAGTTGTTCTTGATGCCGGCATGGGCTGCAATAGCTTGGACTGGATTTTGGTCGAACCAGAAATTGCCAAGTTTGCTCGTGTTTTGACTTTTGATCGTGCAGGATATGGGTGGAGCGATCCTGGACCCGAGCCAAGAACAAGTGGCCAAATTATCAAAGAACTTCATCAACTTCTAATGAACTTAGATATCCCAGGGCCATACATTTTTGTTGGTCATTCATTTGGGGGATTAAATGTTAGGCTTTATGCATCTGAATACCCTAAAGATGTGCTAGGACTCGTGCTTGTTGACGCTTCACATGAAGAGCAAATGGAAAAACTCCCCTTCATCCCCTACGAGACATATAGAGAAATACTACACGCTCTATCTATTTTTGCACCTTTTGGAAGTCATCGCTGGCTCATTCCTTACATTTTTGGAAGTGACTTGAAAACTTATCCCCTCGCACAAAGAGCCTTAAGAAATGCAAAACAATGTCAAAATAAAACAATTCGCACAGCTTATGCTGAGCTTAGAGACTTTACTGAGAGTTTAAAACAAATGAAAGCTAAAGCTCACGCACTGTTTGATACACCTCTTTATGTTCTTTCAGCTGGCAAAGTCGATCCCATTCCAGGATTTGATCAGGAAACGATGAATTTATTTCTTGAAACTTGGTCGAAATTACAAAAAAAACTGGCTGCTCAATCTAAAAAAGGTAAAAATATTGTAGCTTCTGAAAGCGGCCATATGATTCATTGGGAGCAGCCAGAGCTTGTTATTGAAGCAGTTAGGGATCTAGTACGCCAATCGCAAACTACAAGTCTATCAAATAAGTAG
- a CDS encoding hypothetical protein (Product derived from UniProtKB/Swiss-Prot:Q6MDZ8;Nucleoid-associated protein pc0477) — MGTGFSKRKKEAKALQAQLNKMQTDMENTEVIGFASQELVTVTLLGDYTVKSIKIKPECVDPEDVEGLEDLIKAAFQDAKSKLDSKSSSNMQGFQGMQNLPFKL, encoded by the coding sequence ATGGGAACAGGATTTTCAAAAAGGAAAAAGGAAGCCAAAGCTTTGCAAGCGCAGCTCAATAAAATGCAGACAGATATGGAAAACACTGAAGTAATAGGATTTGCCAGTCAAGAACTCGTTACTGTTACTTTGTTGGGTGACTACACTGTTAAAAGTATAAAGATTAAACCTGAATGCGTTGACCCAGAAGATGTTGAAGGTTTGGAAGACTTAATAAAGGCAGCATTTCAAGATGCCAAAAGCAAACTCGACTCCAAATCTTCCTCAAACATGCAAGGCTTTCAAGGGATGCAAAACCTACCATTTAAGCTTTAA